From the Blattabacterium cuenoti genome, one window contains:
- the cysS gene encoding cysteine--tRNA ligase — protein MINNKINNIISIIKNNIKIYNSLTNRKELFISIHKDYIGIYVCGPTVYNHLHIGNIRTFIFFDVVFRYFKHLGYKVRYVRNITDVGHLERNVNKNKLEEDKILKRSRIEGLEPMEIVQKYTISFHNILRILNVLPPNIEPYATGHIIEQIEVIKKLISKKLAYVTNGSVYFDVKKYMKYYSYGILSKNKLDKLLKKKSPFIKEKKYYSDFCLWKKSNTNHIMNWQSPWSIGYPGWHIECTTMSIKYLGNIFDIHGGGIDLKFPHHECEIAQSTGICNDENNFARYWIHVNMLTINGKKMSKSDTNKLILQDLIEKYNISSNVFRFFVLKFHYRNILNFSIENLINSKKSYNKLYRSIEKLDEFNVSKINNNKSPFDVFDWIYNCYNAINDDFNTPLLISYLFKITHITNSNFIMDKLSEIHLFFLKKYMKYFIFDILGFDKKNINEVDSYKKFEILVRNLISFRNEMRVQKNWIISDRIRDELNYIEIPVNDKKN, from the coding sequence ATGATAAACAATAAAATAAACAATATAATAAGTATAATAAAAAATAATATTAAGATATATAATTCTTTGACTAATAGAAAAGAATTATTCATTTCTATACATAAAGATTATATTGGAATATATGTATGTGGCCCAACTGTATATAATCATTTACATATAGGTAATATAAGAACTTTCATATTTTTTGATGTTGTTTTTAGATATTTTAAACATTTAGGATATAAAGTAAGATATGTTAGAAATATTACTGATGTAGGGCATTTAGAAAGAAATGTAAATAAAAATAAATTAGAAGAAGACAAAATACTAAAAAGATCCAGAATTGAAGGATTGGAACCAATGGAAATAGTACAAAAATATACTATATCGTTTCATAATATTTTAAGAATATTAAATGTACTTCCACCTAATATAGAACCATATGCAACCGGTCATATAATAGAACAAATAGAAGTAATAAAAAAATTAATTTCCAAAAAACTAGCATATGTAACAAATGGATCTGTTTATTTTGATGTAAAAAAATATATGAAATATTACTCTTATGGAATTCTTAGTAAGAATAAACTTGATAAACTTTTAAAAAAAAAATCTCCTTTTATAAAAGAAAAAAAATATTATAGTGATTTTTGTCTTTGGAAAAAATCTAATACAAATCATATTATGAATTGGCAATCTCCATGGAGTATTGGATATCCAGGTTGGCATATAGAATGTACTACAATGAGTATAAAATATTTAGGAAATATTTTTGATATACATGGTGGAGGGATAGATTTAAAATTTCCACATCATGAATGTGAAATTGCTCAATCTACTGGTATATGTAATGATGAAAATAATTTTGCTCGTTATTGGATCCATGTTAATATGTTAACTATAAATGGAAAAAAAATGAGCAAATCTGATACAAATAAACTAATTTTGCAAGATTTAATTGAAAAATATAATATATCTTCAAATGTTTTCAGATTTTTTGTTTTAAAATTTCATTACAGAAATATTCTAAATTTTTCTATTGAAAATCTTATTAATTCAAAAAAAAGTTATAATAAACTATATAGATCTATAGAAAAATTAGATGAATTTAATGTAAGTAAAATAAATAATAATAAAAGTCCATTTGATGTATTTGACTGGATTTATAATTGTTATAATGCAATAAACGATGATTTTAATACTCCTTTATTAATTTCTTATTTATTCAAAATAACTCATATTACTAATTCTAATTTTATAATGGATAAATTAAGTGAAATACACTTATTTTTTTTAAAAAAATATATGAAATATTTTATTTTTGATATTTTAGGATTTGATAAAAAAAATATAAATGAAGTAGATAGTTATAAAAAATTTGAAATACTTGTTAGAAATTTAATAAGTTTTCGTAATGAAATGAGAGTACAAAAAAATTGGATAATTTCAGATAGAATTAGAGATGAATTAAATTACATAGAAATACCTGTAAATGATAAAAAAAATTAA
- a CDS encoding trans-sulfuration enzyme family protein has product MKEETKIIQNILSDPLTGAISTPIYQTSTYVQKSPGVHKGFDYTRTNNPTRKILEQLISKMEYGFSGIAFSSGLAAIDAVLKLLKSKEEIIAVDDIYGGTFRTMKLYNKFGIITKFIDTTESNNAITNITKKTKLIWLETPTNPTLKISDIKEISKRSKKINKNILIVVDNTFASPVIQNPIKLGADIVIHSATKYLSGHSDVLSGLVIVKDQNIYEELKYIQNSTGGVLSPFDSWLTIRGIQTLYLRVKKQSKNAFKISNYLNDKKRKLGIDKIYYPGLYYHKNHDIALKQQKYFGSIISFSLIKDTEEMARKVVTSTKLFKLAESLGGTKSLICNPSTMTHKSIPFDIRIKSGIQSSLIRLSVGIENVEDLIEDISQALIMII; this is encoded by the coding sequence ATGAAGGAAGAAACAAAAATAATTCAGAATATTTTATCTGATCCACTTACTGGAGCAATTTCTACTCCAATATATCAGACATCAACTTATGTTCAAAAATCTCCAGGAGTTCATAAAGGATTTGATTATACTAGAACAAATAATCCTACAAGAAAAATATTGGAACAACTAATTTCAAAAATGGAATATGGATTTTCTGGTATTGCATTTTCATCTGGATTAGCAGCGATTGATGCAGTTTTAAAATTATTAAAAAGTAAAGAAGAAATAATAGCAGTAGACGATATTTATGGAGGAACATTTAGAACTATGAAATTATATAATAAATTTGGAATTATTACTAAGTTTATAGATACTACTGAATCAAATAATGCAATAACTAATATTACTAAAAAAACTAAATTAATTTGGTTAGAAACTCCTACAAATCCTACATTAAAAATATCTGATATAAAAGAAATCAGTAAAAGATCTAAAAAGATAAATAAAAATATTTTGATAGTTGTTGATAATACATTTGCATCTCCTGTAATTCAAAATCCAATTAAACTAGGTGCAGATATAGTAATACATAGTGCAACTAAATATTTATCTGGACATTCAGATGTACTATCTGGATTGGTTATAGTTAAAGATCAAAATATATATGAAGAATTAAAATATATTCAAAATTCTACTGGTGGGGTCCTATCCCCTTTTGATTCATGGTTAACTATAAGAGGAATACAAACTTTGTATTTAAGAGTAAAAAAACAATCTAAAAATGCATTTAAAATTTCTAATTATTTAAATGATAAAAAAAGAAAATTAGGTATAGATAAAATTTATTATCCTGGATTATATTACCATAAAAATCATGATATAGCATTAAAACAACAAAAATATTTTGGAAGTATTATTTCTTTTAGTCTTATAAAAGATACAGAAGAAATGGCAAGAAAAGTTGTTACTTCTACTAAATTATTTAAATTAGCGGAAAGTTTAGGTGGAACAAAAAGTTTAATTTGTAATCCATCAACTATGACACATAAATCAATACCATTTGATATTAGAATAAAATCTGGGATACAAAGTTCTCTTATTAGATTATCAGTTGGAATAGAAAATGTAGAAGATTTAATCGAAGATATTAGTCAAGCTTTGATTATGATTATTTGA
- the atpB gene encoding F0F1 ATP synthase subunit A: MRRIIELYLFFSIFLLFICADNINVDKKNNLYKEKSNSDELNLSNIILEHVTDSYDWHIIGKYKLSLPIILWNNGLEFFSFSNFFRGNVVKGKNGYYKMFKKTIYVTNSLGKLYLDKNYFVLNKIPVNFSITKNVISIFISFLILCFLFINMKNSYVNHEIKWKLGIFLEYIILFIRDEIAIPYIGKEKHETYFPFLLTSFFFILINNLMGIIPGFPNVTGNINITFVLSLITFFIANINSSKSYWKHIFWMQNVPIIVKLLLAPIEFVGILIRPLTLCIRLFANITAGHIIIISFICLIFIFKNILVISFSLTFGLFISILEIMVAFLQAFIFTTLSALFIGTSIKNYENKTH, from the coding sequence ATGAGGAGAATTATAGAATTATATTTATTTTTTTCTATTTTTCTACTTTTTATTTGTGCAGACAATATAAACGTAGACAAAAAAAATAATTTATACAAAGAAAAAAGTAATAGTGATGAACTTAACTTGTCTAATATAATTCTTGAACATGTAACTGATTCTTATGATTGGCATATAATTGGAAAATATAAATTATCTCTTCCAATAATATTATGGAATAATGGATTAGAATTTTTTTCCTTTTCTAATTTTTTTAGAGGAAATGTAGTAAAAGGAAAGAATGGATATTACAAAATGTTTAAAAAAACGATATACGTAACTAATTCTTTAGGAAAATTATATTTAGACAAAAATTATTTTGTTTTAAATAAAATTCCAGTAAATTTTTCTATTACAAAAAATGTAATTTCAATTTTTATTTCTTTTTTAATTTTATGTTTTTTATTTATAAATATGAAAAATAGTTATGTAAATCATGAAATTAAATGGAAACTAGGAATATTTTTAGAGTATATTATTTTATTTATTAGGGATGAAATTGCAATACCTTATATAGGAAAAGAAAAACATGAAACATATTTTCCTTTTTTATTAACATCTTTTTTTTTTATATTAATTAATAATTTAATGGGGATTATTCCTGGATTTCCTAATGTAACTGGAAATATAAATATTACATTTGTATTATCTTTAATTACATTTTTTATAGCAAATATAAATAGTAGTAAAAGCTATTGGAAACATATATTTTGGATGCAAAACGTACCAATAATTGTAAAACTATTATTAGCACCTATAGAATTTGTTGGAATTTTAATACGTCCATTAACTTTATGTATTAGATTATTTGCAAATATAACTGCTGGTCATATAATAATTATCAGTTTTATTTGTCTTATTTTTATTTTTAAAAATATTCTTGTAATAAGTTTTTCTTTAACATTTGGACTATTTATTTCAATTTTAGAAATTATGGTAGCTTTTTTACAAGCTTTTATTTTTACTACTTTATCTGCTTTATTTATAGGAACCTCTATAAAAAATTATGAAAATAAAACACATTAA
- the atpE gene encoding ATP synthase F0 subunit C, translated as MNIDLTYSGLAALGAGLSVIGAGLGIGKIGSSAMNAISRQPEASDKIQNAMIIASALIEGASLFGIVTALLAVFK; from the coding sequence ATGAATATAGATTTAACATACTCAGGATTAGCTGCTTTAGGAGCAGGATTATCTGTAATTGGGGCAGGATTAGGAATTGGAAAAATTGGAAGTTCTGCAATGAATGCTATTTCTAGACAACCTGAAGCATCAGATAAAATTCAAAATGCAATGATTATTGCATCAGCTCTTATTGAAGGAGCCTCTTTATTTGGAATAGTTACTGCATTATTAGCTGTATTTAAATAA
- the atpF gene encoding F0F1 ATP synthase subunit B, producing MDLVTPSVGLIFWHTIIFLMLMWVLNKFAWHQIINFINERENKISMSMKHAKKLNEELRYVESKKNKILKYASLKKDLMLKEAIQIKNKIQSEAKKEGLIEKNKIIGHAKKIIEKEKKEAIFKLKKEIANISINIAEKILKKKLEKDDEQKKFMEKIINN from the coding sequence ATGGATTTAGTTACACCTTCTGTTGGATTAATATTTTGGCATACAATAATATTTTTAATGTTAATGTGGGTTCTTAATAAATTTGCATGGCATCAAATAATAAATTTTATAAATGAAAGAGAAAATAAGATTAGTATGTCTATGAAACATGCAAAAAAACTAAATGAAGAATTAAGATATGTAGAATCAAAAAAAAATAAAATTTTGAAGTATGCATCTCTTAAAAAAGACTTAATGTTAAAAGAAGCTATTCAAATAAAAAATAAAATTCAATCTGAAGCTAAAAAAGAAGGGTTAATTGAAAAAAATAAAATCATTGGTCATGCAAAAAAAATTATTGAAAAAGAAAAAAAAGAGGCAATTTTTAAATTAAAAAAAGAAATAGCAAACATTTCAATAAATATAGCTGAAAAAATATTAAAAAAAAAATTAGAAAAAGATGACGAACAAAAAAAATTTATGGAAAAAATTATTAATAATTAA
- the atpH gene encoding ATP synthase F1 subunit delta — translation MFLEKKIIEHYAKILFESSSNLKNKSSVYYYKEIKEIYFTFFKNIWIKKILSTHLLTSEKKIFYLEKILFYFDPLLCNFIKLVILKKREILLKKILFRYKEIYEENEKNMNTCIITTSIPLDKKIKNKILKKTNFFVGKNVKIINKIDKSIIGGFLIQTQYKKFDFSIKNKLEIISKKFN, via the coding sequence ATGTTTTTAGAAAAAAAAATAATTGAACATTACGCAAAAATTTTATTTGAATCTTCATCAAATTTAAAAAATAAATCTTCTGTTTATTACTATAAAGAAATAAAAGAAATATATTTTACATTTTTTAAAAATATATGGATAAAAAAGATATTATCTACACACTTATTAACAAGTGAAAAGAAAATTTTTTATTTAGAAAAAATATTATTTTATTTTGATCCATTACTTTGTAATTTTATAAAATTGGTCATTTTAAAAAAAAGAGAAATATTACTTAAAAAAATACTATTTAGATATAAAGAAATATATGAAGAAAATGAAAAGAACATGAATACTTGTATAATAACTACTTCTATTCCTTTAGATAAAAAAATTAAAAATAAAATATTAAAAAAAACAAATTTTTTTGTAGGAAAAAACGTTAAAATAATAAATAAAATTGATAAATCTATTATTGGTGGGTTTTTAATACAAACACAATATAAAAAATTTGATTTTAGCATTAAAAATAAACTTGAAATTATTAGTAAAAAATTTAATTAA
- the atpA gene encoding F0F1 ATP synthase subunit alpha, translating into MSDLKYSEISSILKKQLSDLKFESELYEYGIVVQVGDGIVRAFGLNYAFYGELVEFKMGIKGIVLNLEEDHVGIVLLKLCRNIREGDTVKRTKKIFSIKVGEGMLGRVIDVLGDPIDGEGPILGDMFEMPVERKAPGVIYREPVTEPLETGIKIIDSMIPIGKGQRELIIGDRQTGKTTIAIDTIINQRKFFLKKTPVYCIYVAISQKKSSIARIKKILEEQKAMDYTVIVASSPSDSATSQVYAPFSGTSIGEYFRDTGRSSLIIYDDLSKQAVSYREISLLLRRPPGREAYPGDVFYLHSRLLERSSKIIKDEKMVKRMNDVPNSIKKKIKGGGSLTALPIVETQSGDISSYIPTNVISITDGQIFLEKELFNSGIRPAINESISVSRVGGAAQINSMRKISGTLKLDQAQFRELESFSKFGSELDPSTISILQKGKINTEILKQGAHQPYDIADQIAILYIGTKNLLVNVPISNISFFEKEYLNLLNNKYNKYLNDIREGIFNKETSKLLEKIAIEIKNKYIKIKI; encoded by the coding sequence ATGTCAGATTTAAAATACTCTGAAATATCATCAATATTAAAAAAACAATTATCTGATTTAAAATTTGAATCTGAATTATATGAATATGGAATAGTTGTACAAGTAGGAGACGGAATTGTAAGAGCTTTTGGGTTGAATTATGCATTTTATGGAGAATTAGTTGAATTTAAAATGGGTATTAAAGGAATAGTTCTTAACCTTGAAGAAGATCATGTTGGAATAGTTTTACTTAAATTATGTAGAAATATAAGAGAAGGAGATACTGTAAAAAGAACAAAAAAAATTTTTTCTATAAAAGTAGGTGAAGGGATGTTAGGTCGTGTTATAGATGTTTTAGGTGATCCTATAGATGGAGAAGGCCCAATACTAGGCGATATGTTTGAAATGCCTGTAGAAAGAAAAGCTCCTGGAGTAATTTATAGAGAGCCAGTAACAGAGCCATTAGAAACTGGTATAAAAATTATAGATTCTATGATACCTATAGGAAAAGGCCAAAGAGAATTAATTATAGGAGATAGACAAACTGGAAAAACAACAATTGCTATTGATACTATAATAAATCAAAGGAAATTCTTTTTAAAAAAAACTCCTGTTTATTGTATTTATGTAGCAATTAGTCAAAAAAAATCTTCAATAGCAAGAATAAAAAAGATATTAGAAGAACAAAAAGCTATGGATTATACTGTTATTGTTGCTTCTAGTCCATCAGATTCAGCTACTTCACAAGTTTATGCTCCATTTTCTGGGACTTCTATTGGAGAATATTTTCGTGATACAGGTAGATCTTCTTTGATTATATATGATGACTTATCAAAACAAGCAGTATCATATAGAGAAATTTCTTTATTATTAAGAAGACCACCTGGAAGAGAAGCATATCCAGGAGATGTTTTTTACTTGCATTCACGTCTTTTAGAAAGATCATCAAAAATTATAAAAGATGAAAAAATGGTAAAAAGAATGAATGATGTACCAAATTCAATTAAAAAAAAGATAAAAGGTGGAGGATCTTTAACTGCATTACCAATTGTAGAGACACAATCTGGAGACATTTCTTCTTATATTCCTACAAATGTTATATCTATTACAGACGGACAAATTTTTTTAGAAAAAGAATTATTTAATTCTGGAATTCGTCCAGCAATAAATGAAAGTATTTCAGTTTCAAGAGTAGGTGGGGCAGCGCAAATTAATTCTATGAGAAAAATATCTGGAACCCTAAAATTAGATCAAGCACAATTTAGAGAATTAGAATCATTTTCAAAATTTGGTTCTGAATTAGATCCTTCGACTATTAGTATTTTACAAAAAGGAAAAATAAATACAGAAATTTTAAAACAAGGGGCACACCAACCATATGACATAGCAGATCAAATTGCAATTTTATATATTGGAACTAAAAATTTGTTAGTAAATGTTCCAATTTCTAATATTTCATTTTTTGAAAAAGAATATCTTAATTTGTTAAATAATAAGTATAATAAATATTTAAATGATATAAGAGAAGGTATTTTTAATAAAGAAACGTCAAAATTACTAGAAAAAATAGCTATTGAAATAAAGAATAAATATATAAAAATAAAAATATAA
- the atpG gene encoding ATP synthase F1 subunit gamma: MSNTKEIRIKISSIESVIKTTEAMKMISIVKSKKTKDILLHIKKYIKYIKSILSYVLFTIKKEVYIKNKFFLKKNKNEKLFIIITSDRGLCGSFNNYIFERLHNIIQKKHYESKNYTFFPIGKKGLIYLQKKKYNICNIPNINNCFYSLEKMEFFIKNITSLFFERFSSVYVIYNKLKSSIYPKTVVYKLLPISIKNFFKKEYKISPILEPSEEKVLHFLIKKFLSLKFNKIYLKSSYSEHNSRMIAMHKASENAKNIKNNLILNYNKERQTIITKEILEIISSLESLKF; encoded by the coding sequence ATGTCCAATACAAAAGAAATTAGAATAAAAATATCTTCTATTGAGTCTGTTATTAAGACAACAGAAGCTATGAAAATGATTTCAATAGTAAAATCAAAAAAAACTAAGGATATTTTATTACATATTAAAAAATATATTAAGTATATAAAATCTATTTTGTCATATGTATTATTCACAATAAAAAAAGAAGTTTATATAAAAAATAAATTTTTTTTAAAAAAAAACAAAAATGAAAAATTATTTATTATTATAACCTCCGATAGAGGATTGTGTGGATCTTTTAATAATTATATTTTTGAAAGATTACATAATATTATACAAAAAAAACATTACGAATCCAAAAATTATACTTTTTTTCCTATAGGAAAAAAAGGATTAATATATTTACAAAAAAAAAAATATAACATTTGTAATATTCCTAATATTAATAATTGTTTTTATTCATTGGAAAAAATGGAGTTTTTTATAAAAAACATAACTTCTCTTTTTTTTGAGAGATTTTCTTCAGTATATGTAATATACAATAAATTAAAATCATCAATATATCCTAAAACAGTAGTTTATAAACTACTTCCAATATCAATAAAAAATTTTTTTAAAAAAGAATATAAAATTTCACCTATTTTAGAACCATCTGAAGAAAAAGTTTTACACTTTTTAATAAAAAAATTTTTAAGTTTAAAATTTAATAAAATTTATTTAAAATCTTCTTATTCTGAACATAACTCACGTATGATAGCAATGCATAAAGCTTCTGAAAATGCTAAAAATATTAAGAATAATCTAATATTAAATTATAATAAAGAAAGACAAACTATTATAACTAAAGAAATTCTTGAAATCATAAGTAGTTTAGAATCTTTAAAATTTTAG
- the trpS gene encoding tryptophan--tRNA ligase, which yields MNKMLTGIRSTGEPHLGNILSVIIPSVKMANENKKFSSFIFIADLHSLIKNDNLNIKEIKCNTYKIISAWLAFGLDINNCFLFRQSDISEVTELAWYFSCFFPYNRLTLVHSFKKNYKKNNIKKTIKNSINVGLFTYPILMAADILLYDAEIIPVGKDQLQHIEITRTIANSINRKIKKNIFVIPKVFLQKKNQLVIGTDGNKMSKSKNNCINIFSSEKILKKQIMNIKTDNKSIEDKKDPDKDYIISIYKLIANEYKVDVMKKKYLNGGYGYLEAKIELYEHIMKKFSKERKMFFKFMKNIDFLDKILFYNAKKIKKIAHKKLNCIREHFNFNSLF from the coding sequence ATGAACAAAATGTTAACAGGAATAAGAAGTACTGGTGAACCACATTTAGGAAATATTTTAAGTGTTATAATTCCATCTGTAAAAATGGCAAATGAAAATAAAAAATTTTCGTCTTTTATCTTTATAGCAGATTTACATTCATTAATAAAAAATGATAACTTAAATATAAAAGAAATTAAATGTAATACTTATAAAATAATATCTGCTTGGTTAGCATTTGGATTAGATATAAATAATTGTTTTTTATTTAGACAATCAGATATTTCAGAAGTTACAGAATTAGCTTGGTATTTTAGTTGTTTTTTTCCATATAATAGATTAACATTAGTTCATTCTTTTAAAAAAAATTATAAAAAAAATAATATAAAAAAAACTATAAAAAATTCAATAAATGTTGGTTTATTTACTTATCCTATTCTAATGGCTGCTGATATATTATTATATGATGCTGAAATTATTCCAGTAGGAAAAGATCAATTACAACATATTGAAATTACTCGTACTATAGCAAATAGTATTAATAGAAAAATAAAAAAAAATATATTTGTTATACCTAAAGTTTTTTTACAAAAAAAAAATCAATTGGTTATTGGTACAGATGGGAATAAAATGAGTAAATCAAAAAACAATTGCATAAATATATTTTCTTCAGAAAAAATATTAAAAAAACAAATAATGAATATAAAAACGGATAACAAATCTATAGAAGATAAAAAGGATCCAGATAAAGATTATATTATATCTATATACAAATTAATAGCTAATGAATATAAAGTAGATGTAATGAAGAAAAAATATTTAAATGGAGGATATGGTTATTTAGAAGCTAAAATTGAATTATATGAGCATATAATGAAAAAATTTTCAAAAGAAAGAAAAATGTTTTTTAAATTTATGAAAAATATAGATTTTTTAGATAAAATATTATTTTATAATGCTAAAAAAATAAAAAAAATAGCACATAAAAAATTGAATTGTATTAGAGAACATTTTAATTTCAATTCTTTATTTTAA
- a CDS encoding nucleotide exchange factor GrpE yields the protein MNINISNNQENTVKNSSNNKKNCETKSNKEEKSFCINEKEKTESLKLISKEIDILKKNLEEEKNKFLRLFADFENYKKRIKKERYEIFKVVHEQIIIDLIPVLDDFERGLKELKKYKGEGFIKGIYLIQDKLIKILKEKGLKKMEIKIGDNFNTDFHEAITQISANTENLKGKIIEIIENGYSLKEKVIRHAKVITGK from the coding sequence ATGAATATTAATATTAGTAATAATCAAGAAAACACTGTAAAAAACTCTTCTAATAATAAAAAAAATTGTGAAACTAAATCAAATAAAGAAGAAAAATCTTTTTGTATTAATGAAAAAGAAAAAACCGAAAGTTTAAAATTAATATCTAAAGAAATAGACATATTAAAAAAAAATTTAGAAGAAGAAAAAAATAAATTTTTGAGATTATTTGCAGATTTTGAAAATTATAAAAAACGTATTAAAAAAGAAAGATACGAAATATTTAAAGTAGTACATGAACAAATTATTATAGATTTAATTCCAGTTTTAGATGATTTCGAACGTGGATTAAAAGAATTAAAAAAATATAAAGGGGAAGGATTTATTAAAGGAATTTATCTTATTCAAGATAAATTAATTAAAATTTTAAAAGAAAAAGGATTGAAAAAAATGGAAATAAAAATAGGAGATAATTTTAATACAGATTTTCATGAAGCAATTACACAAATTTCAGCAAATACAGAAAATCTAAAAGGTAAAATAATAGAAATAATAGAAAATGGATATTCTTTAAAAGAAAAAGTAATAAGACATGCTAAAGTGATTACAGGAAAATAA
- the dnaJ gene encoding molecular chaperone DnaJ yields MVKKDYYEILGVSRNSSKEEIKKAYRKLAIKYHPDKNLDNKKKAEEKFKEAAEAYEILSNREKRQSYDKFGHSGVKGNTTGTGMNMEDIFTNFGDIFADAFGEGFSSFGFGKSSINRSIKGSDLRIRVKLSLEEIANGIEKKVKVKRLKIAKGIKFRNCSYCNGTGQITRITNTILGRMQTTSQCNTCSGSGKNIENTPRGANKYGLIKEEELVNIKIPAGLTEGIQLKVSGKGNEAPFGGISGDLIVLIEEIPHTKLKREGINLHYDLYISFPDAILGAYKEVPTINGKARIKIDPGTQSGKTLRLRSKGLPNIEGYGYGSLFIHVNVWTPKKINDEQKKFFEKMRKNENFLPHPGNSEKSFFDRVREMFS; encoded by the coding sequence ATGGTTAAAAAAGATTATTACGAAATATTAGGTGTATCTAGAAATTCTTCTAAAGAAGAAATTAAAAAAGCTTATAGAAAATTAGCAATAAAATATCATCCAGATAAAAATTTAGATAATAAAAAAAAAGCAGAAGAAAAATTTAAAGAAGCTGCAGAAGCTTATGAAATATTAAGTAATCGAGAAAAAAGGCAATCTTATGATAAGTTTGGACATTCTGGAGTAAAAGGTAATACTACTGGAACCGGAATGAATATGGAAGATATTTTTACAAATTTTGGTGATATTTTTGCTGATGCATTTGGAGAAGGCTTTTCTAGTTTTGGTTTTGGAAAATCTAGTATAAATAGGAGTATTAAAGGAAGTGATTTAAGAATTAGAGTAAAATTATCATTAGAAGAAATAGCTAATGGAATAGAAAAAAAAGTTAAAGTAAAAAGACTAAAAATAGCTAAGGGAATAAAATTTAGAAATTGTTCATATTGCAATGGAACTGGACAAATTACACGTATAACAAATACTATACTTGGAAGAATGCAGACTACTTCTCAATGCAACACATGCTCTGGATCTGGAAAAAACATTGAAAATACTCCTCGTGGAGCTAACAAATATGGATTAATTAAAGAAGAAGAATTAGTAAATATAAAAATCCCTGCAGGTCTTACAGAAGGAATACAATTAAAAGTCTCTGGAAAAGGAAATGAGGCCCCTTTTGGAGGTATTTCAGGTGATTTAATAGTATTAATAGAAGAAATTCCTCATACAAAATTAAAAAGGGAAGGAATTAATCTTCATTATGATTTGTATATATCATTTCCAGATGCAATATTAGGAGCTTACAAAGAAGTCCCTACTATAAATGGAAAAGCTAGAATTAAAATAGATCCAGGAACACAATCTGGAAAAACACTCAGATTAAGAAGTAAGGGTTTACCTAATATAGAAGGATATGGTTATGGTAGTTTATTCATTCATGTAAATGTATGGACTCCAAAAAAAATAAATGATGAACAAAAAAAATTTTTTGAAAAAATGAGGAAAAATGAAAATTTTCTTCCTCATCCTGGAAATTCAGAAAAATCTTTTTTCGATCGTGTAAGAGAAATGTTTTCATAA